aatcgaTGCAGATTGCAAGGAGTATTTCAGCAAGTCCCTCTTCCTCGTGGGCGAGATTGGGGGAAACGACTACAACTACGCCTTCTTCAAGGGCAAGAGCTTGGACGACGCCAAATCCTACGTCCCCACGGTCGCCACCGCCATCATCGACGCCACCGAGGTGAGCGCGGAGCAGAGCCGCATTTCCAAGATGCAATCTTGCCATTATCTACTGTTCAAACTCCAGAGTTCAGAGATGCAGCCTCCTTTCCCAATTTTCCTGTTGATCGCCAGCACAAAACGTACACTCAAAAATTGGCTGTACATGTGGAACAGAGGCTGATCAAAGGCGGCGCGATGCACCTGGTGGTGCCGGGGAACCTGCCGATGGGCTGCTCGTCGGCGTACCTGACGCTGCATCCGGGCAAGAACAGCAGCGACTACGACTCCGTGGGCTGCCTGAAAACGTACAACGAGTTCGCGCAGCGCCACAACGCCATGGTCCAGCAGAAGCTGCAGGGGCTTCGCCGGAAGTACCCGCAGGCCAGGATCATGTACGCCGACTACTACGGCGCCGCCATGTCCTTCGCCAAGAATCCCAAGCAGTTCGGTGAGTGCACACATAAATCTCTGCAATTACATGCTTCCAAATTACTTTTTCCGTTCGTAAGAGCACAcgtatcgatcgatcgaccagCTGAGATGATGTCTAGGATGTTTCCCGACTTGGATGGATGATTGGATTGACACGGGAGCATTGGAGTTTTTCTTCGTGAAACATCATGATGCAGATCATTCTTGGAATCTTGAGTGACAGCTGCACTGAACGATGGCCCGCCACGGCGTGCCATGCCATCGGCATGGGATACAGACGAAAGATTGTAGGGCTGTTTCGAAAAGATTTTAGAGGATGCGAGCGTTCCTATTGGGCATTCTCATTTAGGGAAAGTGGATAAATGTCTGAGCATAAAAGGCTCTTGCTTCATTTCTGGAGTACACCGAAAAGATATGGTCCAGTTAGgtgtcttcagtcttggtCATCTGCACGGCAGGCTAACATGGTTCTCTGACACTGATAAACCGGATCTTCCATTCCTAGATGTGGTGGCTATTCAGCGTTCCAGAATTTCCCCTTCTTTTTGAGGCAGGTGGTGATAATTCTCCTGGTAAAGAgctgaactgaactgaagcTCTCTCTGACGTGCAGATCATTTGCAGCATCAGTTTCCATGACTCTGTTTAATCAAGAGGTGGCTTATCTGTTGAATTCTGCTGACTTGGCGCGGGCTTGTTGGCGATTGCAGGGTTCAAGCACGGGCCGCTGAAGacgtgctgcggcggcgggggcccgTACAACTTCAACCCGAAGACGAGCTGCGGCGTGCGGGGGTCCAGCGTGTGCGAGGACCCGTCGGCGTACGCCAACTGGGACGGCGTCCACCTCACGGAGGCCGCCTACCACGCCATCGCCGACAGCATCCTCCACGGCCCTTACACCAGCCCCAGGCTGCTCTGACCCCGGGCCTAGCTCGAGGAGCCGGAACGGCGGCGCCTTGTGTTGTTCTGGCTTAAGCTAGCTAGTCGTGACGACGTCTCGGTGATCACTGATCTGTGTAATGATGTGTGCTGGAGAGAGC
The Brachypodium distachyon strain Bd21 chromosome 2, Brachypodium_distachyon_v3.0, whole genome shotgun sequence genome window above contains:
- the LOC100845475 gene encoding GDSL esterase/lipase At5g45910, producing the protein MAISGLSVALVATLACCSCLVRLSQCAGGGAGQNYTSMFSFGDSLTDTGNLLVSSPLSFTIVGRFPYGMTYFHRPTGRCSDGRLVVDFLAQAFGLPLLQPYLQSKGKDLRQGVNFAVGGATAMGPPFFEGIGASDKLWTNLSLSVQLDWFEKLKPSLCNSPKNCKEYFSKSLFLVGEIGGNDYNYAFFKGKSLDDAKSYVPTVATAIIDATERLIKGGAMHLVVPGNLPMGCSSAYLTLHPGKNSSDYDSVGCLKTYNEFAQRHNAMVQQKLQGLRRKYPQARIMYADYYGAAMSFAKNPKQFGFKHGPLKTCCGGGGPYNFNPKTSCGVRGSSVCEDPSAYANWDGVHLTEAAYHAIADSILHGPYTSPRLL